A region from the Musa acuminata AAA Group cultivar baxijiao chromosome BXJ1-10, Cavendish_Baxijiao_AAA, whole genome shotgun sequence genome encodes:
- the LOC135595434 gene encoding proteasome subunit beta type-2-B-like, with protein sequence MECVFGLVGDGFALVAADTSAVHSILVHKSNEDKVMILDSHKLLGASGEAGDRVQFTEYIQKNVHLYEFRNGIPLTTAATANFTRGELAIALRKNPYFVNILLAGYDKNIGPSLYYIDYIATLHKVDKGAFGYGSYFTLSMMDRHYKSGMSLEEAIDLVDKCIIEIRSRLVVAPPNFVIKIVDKDGAREYAWRESIKDAGVSAA encoded by the exons ATGGAGTGCGTGTTCGGGCTGGTAGGCGACGGCTTCGCGTTGGTGGCGGCGGACACTTCCGCGGTTCACAGCATCCTCGTCCACAAGTCCAACGAGGACAAGGTCATGATCCTCGACTCCCATAAGCTCCTCGGCGCCTCCGGCGAGGCCGGCGACCG GGTGCAGTTCACCGAGTACATCCAGAAGAACGTCCACCTCTACGAGTTCCGGAATGGCATCCCGCTTACCACCGCCGCCACTGCCAACTTCACCCGCGGCGAGCTTGCCATCGCCCTCCGCAAG AATCCATATTTTGTTAATATTTTGCTGGCTGGATATGACAAGAATATTGGCCCATCTCTCTACTATATCGATTACATTGCTACTCTCCACAAAGTTGACAAGGGCGCATTTGGTTATGGATCCTATTTTACATTATCGATGATGGACCGACATTACAAGAGCGGGATGTCATTAGAGGAAGCTATTGACTTAGTTGACAAGTGTATCATTGAAATCCGATCCAGACTGGTTGTTGCTCCTCCAAACTTTGTGATCAAGATTGTCGACAAGGATGGAGCTAGAGAATATGCTTGGCGTGAATCAATCAAAGATGCAGGTGTTTCTGCAGCCTGA
- the LOC135594757 gene encoding uncharacterized protein LOC135594757, with translation MEVESVKCECCGLQEECTEGYIRSVKASFDGKWLCGLCSEVVRDESSRERKKSNAVEEAIRDHMFFCSKSTSNPAVGVADGMRQMLRRRSGEYESTSKPPAVASPKKYGRMGVAFELND, from the exons ATGGAGGTTGAGTCAGTCAAGTGTGAGTGCTGCGGGCTGCAAGAGGAATGCACCGAGGGCTACATAAGAAGTGTGAAGGCCAGTTTCGACGGCAAATGGCTGTGTGGACTCTGCTCTGAGGTGGTGAGAGATGAGTCAAGcagggagaggaagaagagcaatGCAGTGGAGGAGGCTATAAGGGATCACATGTTCTTCTGCAGTAAATCTACGTCGAATCCAGCAGTTGGGGTGGCTGATGGCATGAGACAGATGCTGAGGAGGAGGTCCGGAGAGTACGAATCTACATCGAAGCCACCTGCAGTAGCATCTCCAAAGAAATATGGAAGGATGG GTGTTGCATTTGAATTGAATGACTGA